Genomic window (Drosophila sulfurigaster albostrigata strain 15112-1811.04 chromosome 2R, ASM2355843v2, whole genome shotgun sequence):
CTCTCTTTTGCACAGCTGATCGCCTCACGCGGTCTACTACGCTTATCATTTCGTCACTTTGACTGTGATTTCTGATTACCCTATACCCACATGCAGACAAAAACAATGCCTGTACAAACATTTGTagttacacacacatgcaagcaGAGTCTGCATTCGTCGTCAAATGACACATTCTCATTAAAACGTACTTTGATGGAATGACACGTTCCGAATGATAGCAGTGCATTTATAGCtccatctcgctctctctctgttctgACTACTTGTGGAGTGCAGCGTGCAAAATAATCTGCGCCATTTGAAATCGAGTGAAGAACTTGGAAACAATTGATCGTGGGCAGCCACAAAAGCAGCTGATTCATGTGTctatcatatatgtatattacatattaataaatatatgtattatactTATTCACTGGAACCCCCCCAAAACGACTATTTTGTGCAGATCGCTTGGACATTTGTGTGTTATAAGAAGGCGGGACAACGCATCTCTGTTTTCATATCGAGCAAAGTCGCTGGCGTGATAAGACGTTGAACGATTGTAAATTTCCGCATTAGTAGCAGTCAAAAGTGAGtgaataaaatgttgtatttgagtgtgtctgtgtgtatttttCAAAGATAAACAatccacatccacacacaTGGATACCACAAATCAAGTTCAAAGCACCGGCAACCGCAGCCAGAGAaagaccgagagagagagagggacagagagaACAGTGCTTGTCAATTTTCAATAGGCAACAAACAGTTGGTGTCGTACTCAATAGTCTTTTGTCCTCCATATCTATGCATATGTACGGATCTGGTATATGTACAGACATGTGTATATACTGTAGGTAGCAGTGTCAATTTCtataattgaaatgctttgttgttgttgttgttgttgtgcgtaaCGTTCTTTTTGCTGATTTTATGTACTATAAAgtatctcgctctctctttccgTCTTTTTGTCTGATATCAGAGCATCTAGAGATGACTATTTCTTTCTGATTTACGTGCTGTGTTTCGGCTTGGCCCCTCAAGCAATATtcgcataaatatatacttatttatgtaCTACGTCTACTATTATAAACTGGTATTAGCTGAGGCCACCTCGTTCTTCAGGTTAACACAAGTGTTTCAGCGACTTCAAAACACATGTGTTGTTCTTCATAAAGTTGTGCCTGCTGACGTTAAATAGTTTAAAAGATAATACAAATAGACAAATACCCCAATTAAAGTGTACATCAAATGCTGGGATATTTGTATGAAAAGTGTATGCCTTTGGGTATATtacattacaaaattaatcaaattgttgTGTGCATCATCTGCTttgatatttgaaaaaaaaagatttaaaatataaatatgaatatgaaaataaaattgaatatacgTTAAATCAGCTGACAAAATAAGCAAACTCAAATGTTTAGTAAAAGTAGTGGAAATTGTAACATTAACTGATAAAAGTATCCATATTATACTGAATGTCAGATGCTATGATATttgtaaccaaattttcatttactttattcctatatttattattcagtTTAAGTATTAAACACACCGCAGCAACAGTTAGATTGTTTGGTGAGCATAGTAGACAGTGCATTTATTTactaacaaacaacaaaccgCGTCTGCGTCTCCGCTGATTAGCAATGTAAGgccaaaaacaactacaactatcAGCTGCCAAGTGCTTGTtgtctattttgttgtttttgcttttgtttttgataaGCAAACCGCAGTCGTCGCTTGATAGGTCGGCTGAGCAGTTAAAACAGTTTGCTGTTGTCGGCTGGCGATGAGCGAAAGAGACGGCGTTGTTAATAGAAACCGTTTAAACGCATTTGCCATACCAATTTGGCATTGATgtacgtatacgtgatattcGAAGGCACATATAGTACAAAACTCCCTCCCCCATTATTTCCATGCCCACCAAGTGATCAATCACAATCAACcgcgagagagagtgagagagacaaagaACAAACTCGGGTGGTTTCGATGTTCACGTTTTTCGATATTTATCCACAGTTGACGGGTCGCAAAACACCACCGAAGACTCGACTCATTTTCGTTAGGCCCCATGTTAATCATGGGGTACTAAGTACTTGGTATATCTGCTTACCATCGTCTGTCTACACGCTCTCGCCTATTGCCATTTTGAGCGCGGCGTCGTCTATTTATATTCGGTATACTCGGTAGTAGTATGTATCTTATCGCCAGAAATTGAACAATTTAAGCTGCATTGTGCTGTGCACATCAAATCGAACAAAACTAATACTGAAGCGAACTGATTCAGAGTGTGTCGTAAATCACAGGTGCACACAGGTCTTCGACACCTCCCAagtaactaactaactaaccaAAATGCCAGCTAGAATTCGTTGACCAGCGTTCAGTCTCCTTGTGATCGCCAACTGATTCAGATTCTGATTCGGATACGGATACGGAGTGAATATCAGATTGTATTTCGTTGTGTTGCTCCAGACTTTCCACAAAGTGTGTGAGCTTGATAAACTGTTTTGAATTTgtgttaatttgaatttgcaataaattgctCGTTTTCCTTGAGCACAACTCGATAGCTGTCACAGTGTGTGATCATATTACAAAATTCAGGGCAGTTTTGCGTCTATGAAACTATGAACACAAACATTACGACGAGGCCTTAAAAGtgattaataaatttattaaaatatcttggcaaattacaaataaagcTTAGGCGCACTAAAAATCGAATacttcaaattaattacagaccaaattttataaaaagtgtaaaaaaagTGCgatattaattcaaaaatgttttattgcaaatttcataTCAAACTTAGGCGAACTTTTATAAAATTCCACTAGCTTAATTTgactttcatttaatttccaaaGTGGCAACTTAAAACTCTGCTTAAAATTTGGGATATTAAATCTTAAAGCGATTAGAAAATGAATcctcaaatatttgcaaattgcatatCAGTTTATTAGACGCattttctattaatattttaagacAACATTAATATCTTATTTCTATATTGGCAACTATGAGCTGTGCTTAAAATTGTTGATACTCCTTCTTAAAGTGTtcagtaaatatttaatgttcatttaatgaaattaaattttgcgaTATTAATGCAACATTTATAAAGTCTATTTATACAATAATCCTTTAAGAAATTAAACACCTAATTGCTGCAATTATTAATGTGCACTAAATGTCTCGAATTGAGTTCGATATTTCGAAAACTTTGAGAGAACAGTCCACACTCGCTGAGGTATTAGACGACTCTTGATAAACTGTCACTTTTTACACGGTTATCAGTTATCTAGTCATAAGTCTATAAGCTGGGCTACTCGAGTGCTTTTACACTATGTAGCCGCGATCTTATCGTTCAGGGTGTCAGTCAGAGTCAGTCAAGAGTGAAGCAGCTTGTGGCCAGCTCAGTTGGCTATCGACTGTTGTGACGCGCATCGCGAGGATTTGGACATCAATCTGGTATTAGCAAATGATTTTGCTGCACTGCTCGAGTCGGTTGCTAGGCGACTTGGCTGGGAAATTTCTGTttctatttgttgttatagggataaaaataatatctatactgatttaaaattcgaaaattaaaaaaaaaatgattacatCGTTTTTGATTTCTTGCAGGTTTCTATAAagacaaattgtttgcatcaCTGGAAGACATGACCAGGAACTAATTGCGGCCATTAGCTAAATACCAAAGACATTTTTAAGTCCAATAAATCAAAGTAGTAGAAAACGAAGCCAACAGATTAAAGACACACTCATCGCCACAATGAATGCGAGCAGCAGTTTTTTCGATGAACACTTTGGCATGATCTATGCGAATCTGGTGAATCAATATATGCCCGAATACATAAAGAGCATGGAGTACACACCGTGGGTATTCTCGCTGCTCGGTTCCGTTGTGATCGGTCTCAGCGGCATCTTTCCATTGCTCATCATACCCACAAACGAGAAACTAGCCAAGGAGGGCTATAAAGATCGTAAGTTAATTCCCCTTGCAATATGACCACAacaatgttaattattattttcattattttatcaGCGTCTGAGTCAAAGTTTTTGCGTGTGCTGCTCAGTTTCGCGGTGGGCGGACTGTTGGGTGATGTTTTCCTACATTTACTGCCAGAAGCCTGGGAGGGCGATAACCAGAGTGAGTAATCTTTTGTTGCTACCAAATGCAGATAAAGTAATTTCCCCACTTTGTGGTTTTTCTCTGCTATTTGCAGGCTCCGACGGTCATCCATCGCTACGCTCCGGTTTGTGGGTGCTTTCCGGAATACTCATCTTTACAATCGTCGAGAAAATCTTCTCGGGCTACACGAGCGCCGACGAGGAGAATCCCCAGCCCAAGTGCGTCGAGATTGCCAATTGTCTGTTGCGTCGTCATGGCGGCAAATTGCCCGAAGGCCAGACCGTAGATAGCTGTGGCGCCTGTGACATTGAGGATGTGGATAAGGTGTGCTTTTTGCGTGAACGCGAGGAGAAGGCCAAGGGGCCGAAGGAACAGCCCAAGAAGGTGGCTGGCTACTTGAATCTGCTGGCCAATTCCATTGATAACTTTACACACGGTCTCGCGGTTGCTGGTTCTTTCCTCGTCTCGTTTAGGCACGGAGTGCTGGCCACTTTCGCCATACTGCGTAAGCAAGtccatattatattttgcgtGGTTCGAGGCTAATTCACTTTTATTGCAGTCCATGAAATTCCACACGAAGTGGGCGACTTCGCCATACTGCTTAAGTCCGGCTTCAGTCGCTGGGATGCGGCACGTGCCCAATTGCTGACCGCCGGCGCCGGTTTATTGGGCGCTCTCGTCGCCATTGGCGGCTCCGGCGTAACTTCAGCAATGGGTAAGTCAACTTGACAACCACTGTGAAGGAGTTCTCCCTTAATCTTATCTTAATCTTTACAGAGGCGCGCACATCCTGGATCATGCCATTCACCGCTGGCGGATTTCTGCACATTTCGTTGGTCACAGTATTACCAGATCTCTTGAAGGAGGAGGAACGCGTTGAGTCGGTCAAACAGCTGCTGGCTTTGATCTTTGGCATCGCTTTAATGGCAGTCATGACAATGCTATTCGAGCACTGAGCAGAGTAGCTCTTCCCATCCCACGCACCATCATCAACGATcgccagcaacaaacaacaaacaacagcaactaagGAATCGATTTAGGATAAAAGTTgctctaaaataaattttctgtTATCTTCGCAGCCACtgcaaaaattccaaaaatttttcatttggcaGTACAAATTGCCAGTTATTCGATTAGAACAGAACTACAAATGTTAATTAACACTACGACTACGAATAACTGGCACCGTTTgtgttattgtaattatagCCAACTCTAAAATACGAATGATATTTGAACTATTGTTATTGATTACGTATATTTTGTACCATAACTGtatgaattaaaattgcatagaAACAAGcgaaaaatatacacataaatatacttCTCATTTAAGCAAAACActattgttttctttctttttactttttgagTTATTCCGCATGGCGAAGAAATTAGTGTGGCTACTATTAGAATTCAGAAAGTAATCCCCAAGCAGCTACCTAATTGACGTAATCCTAGTTCTAGTCTTCCCTTTTAAAGTCTAGGATTATGATAATCCAATAAATTAGATTTGATatagatatttaaataattgaatacaaTTGTAATACCCTAGTATTATAACtagtgccggcaggaaatgtatgttagaaggaggcatctccgaccctattatacatattcttgatcagcgtcaacagccgagacgatatagccatgtccgtctgtccgtctgtgtgtctgtgtgtctgtccgtctgtccgtatgaacacctagatctcagagactataagagatagagctataattttttgacagcatttgttatgtttgcacgcagatcaagtttgtttcaaatttttgccacgcccacttccgcccccggaaatcaaaaatcgaataataaaatttaaagctggagtttcgaattttggtatatatataattgctATAGTAGTTATCATTCCTGAAAATGGATGCgatcaataaaaatttgaagttgttaaagaaattcttttgtataatcttgttgattttttaattggtACAAATTTTGAGCTACCAAccatttattttagtatttttaatcggtatattttataaaccgcaatattttctattaatgAAGGCACACTCGAGTAATTACTGACTACAAATTTTTGCTCCTTCAATGAAAAATAGCTAATCAAGAAAAATAATCTAAGAAATCTATATGGAATCTAGATTTAATATCCCTCTATggttaaattaatatttcattggTTTAACAAAATTACGAGTAAATAAACACACCTTTCGATACTGAAGAAAAATTATAGATTTCTAGAATACACAAATGtctgcaaattaattattattagataTACAATCTTGATTATTTCCTTGAATTGCATTTGTAATTGCAGCAAAGATTTTTTACAATCTTCTTTTATTGAGGGATTTGTCAGCTTCAGGTGTCGAAATTGATTAGTGATGACTTCAACTTAATTACAGGAAACTAATCGACAGGaaggaatatatatttatctttcAGCTACCTGATGGACATAACCCAACCTCGTCATTCTGATTAACAATAGCTCATGATATCGGTCACGTCTCTTTTAAAGCCTTTTATACCAATAGTCCGGGGAATTAAAGTTCTTGCTAACACAATACAATGGATGGGAAGTGTTCTAACTGCTTTTGAAACTTTTGAAACTATGTAGCAATTATATCGAATTTTCAGCCATAAACAATAGATGTCAACTTGAAAAACTCGCCCAACTAATACCTAACACGTTAAGATAGTAAGCATTAGTTATATAATAACGATTCGACTaccattttgttgtatattccCTGATATAATTAGTTTAAcatacaaatcaaattaaactaCCTTGTAATTCACTTGAAGATCTCTGCATTAAAGAATACGTATTCAGCTTTTGTAAAAGGTCGCtctctttttgattttaatagaaattatgttatattacaaacaaaaactattgAACATAGTTGAATTGCAATAGCGATCAATTAGTAAAGTTTTCAAAGTttttcttataaaaaaaaacaagccgttttatttgtttctgtttgcaaatcagttgtttgttttgcattctTATCTAGTGCCTTTATTTCTTAGACTTGATCTTCTTAAGGTAGAATTCCAATTCCTTGCCTTCCAGAATGTAGCCATCGGAGCGACCGCACTGTCCGGGGCGGGAAGAGATGCAAGCTGCAGATAGAGAGAAGAGATACATTAGATAGAGaaacatacaaaacaaaagcgtAGCTAAAGAGTTTACAGAAATGTCATCAGAGTAACTATGACAAGCAAAAATCACACCCAGCTGGCTGCAACGCACTTAAAACAAGATTGTTGCATAAAAGTAGCTGGATCGCTAGAGTTCTTTCATCATCGACTAGCAAACGtaacttcaaaaaaaaaaagagggaaATAGAAACATACCCAAAATGCGACCAGAGGTGAACTGATCCTCAAGAGCCTGCTCGACCTTGCCGTACTTTTGGCGCTCCAGATACTTCTTCATGGTCTTTTCGCTGCGCTTCTTGGTCAGCACATCGTTCTCATCTTCCTTCTGTGCGTGCTTGGGATTACGCTTGCGTCCCAAAGGCAGCACATAGTGTGACTCGTACCATTGACGGAATGGCGTGGCATCGATGACAACAATGCTGTTCTTCACCAGCGTCTTGGTGCGCACCAGCTCGTTGTTGGAGGCATTGTACACAACATCGGCAATACGAGTTTTGCGGGCAACACCCTCAGAGGCCCACGCAAAGTTGCCGTTCTCGAGGCGCAGAGCGCGGAACTTGGTGTTACCACCACGAGTGCGCACGGTGTGCACGCGGGAAGAGCCAAGCTGTAAGATAAAAAGATAGTTTATAATATAGCGAACATATCACAAGTCAGATGTAGAGAATCATGTATTGATATCAGTAGTCCGAACataatgcatttaaatcaTCAAAGATATATTGCTCACGAACAAGTCGCGTGCTTATTGCAGTTGACACGCGTTAACATCATTTAACAACAATGGCGATACACAGTTAATATGGGCTGAGTGATGGCGGGAGGGGTAACTCACCTTGGTGTTGGCAGCGGGGCGGCCCAGCTCGAACTTGCGCTTCTTGCGGAGCGACTTACGCTTGCCACCAGTGGCGCGACGCTTGTGTGCACTATCACGGCTAATACCTTAAATcgatacaaataaaatacaaattacaatccattcaatttttaaattaaacatcaAGAAAATCgcactaacacacacatacacacatgcacacacaacactgTAGCACGCGGTGGTGCTGCCTGCTGTTCAAACTTCAAGTCACAAATATATAgcgaattttacatttttcacatATTCCTTAATTGCAACGCTTGCATTCGTGTATTCTGTGCACTTTTGTAGTGTTTTTAAGCATATCACTGACGATTTTCTTGATATTTTAACGCATTTTCATCAAGCCGACGACTCACCCATGTTCGAGTAAAAAGCGagaaagaaaggaaaagaCACGCACAACCTCGTGTCAAAAATTTTTAGGTTATCGAATGGGCAGTACTAGTGCAATTTGACAGCGATGGGCAGCACTTATACAGGGTTGCTATCAAATGACTGCCAACTTtggcaaaataatatatttattaaataaatgtagatcaattaacaacaatttaacaaatatatgtatatataattatatagataaatttaataataaataataattacaactacatatcataattaattattacttCTTTCGATATTTCTCCACTTCtatttgttcatttatttattattgtttatcattaaaaaaagtcattattgctttaatataatataagaataatatcaaAGTGTATAAAttccaaataataaaaaaaaaacatattgcGCGCGTTCACCGATTTGGAATAATAGTTCAATTACGTCAAAAAGAACTACCAGTCGATAAATATCGATTAATGTGTCAATTTGCCCATTACTAGCAAACCAACGGCATCGATATTGTCGATACATCGAGGGTCTCTCTATCCCAACTGTACACGAACTAAAAATACACTTTGTCGTTCAGGATTATTGAAGTTGTTCGAGCGAACCAAATTCGGAGCGATTCGCCAATCCAACAAAATACGCAAAACGAACCAGACATTGATAAACCAAAGCACAAAATTGTATTGTGTGTAAACAAAAACCGGAGGCTTGCTGAACCAACGACCAACGTCATAAATATGGTAGGCAGGAATGCCAAAGCATTGTCACATTTCCACCGCCTCACCGAGTACGTTGTGCAATGCAAGCATTGCGATAAGACGCTGTCATCTAAACACACATCCTCGAATCTAACGCGCCACTTAATTCGCAATCACAAACTTCTCGCTCGCGCCATATTTGCTGGCGACGAGGGAAAAATGCTGGCGGAACTGCGCGAGGAACTCAACGCAACCGATGCGGATCCCGATCTCCATTTGGGCGCAGATGTCAACATGGGAGAGCGCGAGACTAAAACTGCAGTACGCACCATAATTGacaatcaacaacagcagcgtcacgagcagcaacatcatcaccCCGAGATGCGCAACAAAGTCattggcaaaaacaacaaattgtgggCGCATTTTGTGCGCATTTCCGAGTTTATGGCAAAGTGCAAACATTGTAGCAAAACGCTCTCATCAAAGCATTCGTCGTCCAATTTGATGCGACACATTATCCGGCGCCATCACAATTTCTCCAAAAATCTGAGCTATTCTCAACACAGTCTGATATCACCTAAGAAGGAGCTGTTAAAGGGCGAGGAGCGTCGTCAAGTCGATCCATTGGAAAAGGTGGATTTCGATGATGTCGATAGCATCATTGAGAAGGTCACGGATCACATGGATGATGAAGTAAGCTTATTGAAATATTCTCTTCATTagatgtaaattaattaatttatgtcaCAGGAACCCTTCTATGAATATGTGGTGGACAATACAGAAATGATGGTGCCGCGACACTGTGAAGAAGAACCCTCCAATCTGACCAATTCCCTGGAGCATCCAGGCGACACAAATTCTCTGACGGAGCCCACTACACAATTGGATGAAAAGCTAAAGGCGGAGACCATTTATTACAATGAGATGGCTGAATTGGCCAGGGCCAAGAGACGTTTGATTGATCTGCAGGCAAAGAAACTGTTACTGGACATGAACGTAGTCGACGACAATTgattaattaacataaaaattaattcatttgctTGTTATAATATTAGAGGATGTAAGCACATTAATGTTAGGTTGGTTTATGTAACAGTTTGAACTTAAAAACTTACACATTAcacttatatacataattataaactATACGCTATGCTACGAATATATATACGATCTACGTATGCAttaatttgtagttgttgtatcGACAAGTTCTTTAAGCTTCTCAAATTCCAAACGCTCTTTGCGCACCTGTTGCGCCACCAGAAACTTTTGCATGCGATAGAAACCAGCTTTTTCGCTGAAATACATTGCCTGCTGTCGCAACACATCCTCTTTGAGTTCCCTCATCAGTGGAGTATCATCCGATTGTATTGTTGTCGTTACCAACTGCGCATCGTTGCTCTGATTGCTCAGATCGGAATAAGCATTTTCACCCGATTGCAGCGATGGTGATTTTTCACCCGCAGCACTTTCATATAAGTCAGCTCCAAATTCTTCTACATCGTTGAGATCCTCTTCTATTTCGATGATGTCGTTGTAAAGAGCTTCATCGGAGATGGGCGCTGAAATCTCTATTGGCTCGGGCGGCTCGCCACTGTCTCCGCCCGAATTGCTATCCTCACTTATCACTGTGGAGTAAAGCGTGCCCAGCTCGTCTCCCTCCTGCTCCACAACAGGATAGTCCTATGAAAAGtgagaaattaattaagtcAAGAATCATTATAagatataattatatatacaaacaaactTACATCATCGTACTCGCATCGCATTGCCGCCCCATGAATCTTGATCATGTGCCTGCTAATGGTATCCTCCATGTGTCCGTTATCTTCAAATTGCTCTGCACACATTTGACACTTCCACACTCCATTATCGCTGGTTGCCTCGCAAAAGCTAAAGAACGAACTCTCCATGTCTGCATCTTGTGATTCCAACTTAACACCTACTTGGTTGACGTCCTGTAGATGCCATATAATGTTGTGCATGCGATGCAGATGTCGCTGTAGATTACTGGTGCCCTGATACGACAAGTTCTTCAGACACACACGACAACGCACCGTGTCCTCCGAGAGTCGTGTTATGTACTTCCAGACGACGCTGCCAATGATGCTACGCCGGGTCGATGGCAATCCCTGTTCATTGGAAGTACTGGATGTTGCGACATCTTGCACATTATCACTGGACTCCACTTTCACCACGGTCGTCTCGTCCATGATGTCGTGTCTGCGCTGCAAATGCGTGATCACATTTGCTGTGCCGTGGAAACGCATGCGTCTGTTGCACAGCTTGCAGAGCACCGTGTTCTTCGACAGCTTATCGCAATAGTTCCACACATAACTAGAGCCTTTGCGTTCCCTTCTAAAGGCCGAAGCGGGATCTGCGCCAAACTGTAGGCTGCGTGGCATATGATGTGTCTAGTATGAAACTTGCTTTAAGTGAAATCATTACTAATGTTTATAATAGACTGCTTACGACTTCTTCGATCTTCTCCGCGTGCATTCGCTTCAGATGCTTGGTAATATTGGAGGTGTTGCCACCGCCAAAGTATAGCACCTTCTTGCAGAGATGGCACAGTGCCCGCTTGTGATCCAGCTTGGTGCAAAAGTTCCACACAATGCTGCGATTTGGACGACCTTTTTTAACAGCATCGTCAGGTTGCTGCAATTGGAAAACAAACTTTTGTTATCAATGCGGTTTATATATTGCGGGCCTTTAACTGACCACATCATTGACGCCATGCACAGTTTGCAGGTGACGTCCCAGATTGGCGGTCTTGTTGCCAAATGTTTCGTTGCAGATCTGACACCTGTAGACATCTGAGTGATCGGGAACTGGATTGAAATAATTCCAGACGTAGCTGCGACGTTTGTTCTTCATGGATTTTGAAAGCGAGCGTGTGTTTTCTAGCTGTTCATTGTCGGCTTCCATATCGACCATGGCATCACTGTCCTCCGACATCTCATCTGTAATTAAACGCATAAATAAACGTTGCAAATTCAAAACTTACAACTTACATCTCAATTTCATGTTTCCCTCGTTCATCATCTCTGGCTTTTGGCGATGcactcaatatatatatgtatatcgacAGCAATTTCGATAACTGGTTCCAAGGCggttaatatatcaaaattaatgCTAAAACAccatttataaaattagtttCGAATAtagattatttataattaaatataataaatttc
Coding sequences:
- the LOC133839682 gene encoding zinc transporter ZIP13 homolog translates to MNASSSFFDEHFGMIYANLVNQYMPEYIKSMEYTPWVFSLLGSVVIGLSGIFPLLIIPTNEKLAKEGYKDPSESKFLRVLLSFAVGGLLGDVFLHLLPEAWEGDNQSSDGHPSLRSGLWVLSGILIFTIVEKIFSGYTSADEENPQPKCVEIANCLLRRHGGKLPEGQTVDSCGACDIEDVDKVCFLREREEKAKGPKEQPKKVAGYLNLLANSIDNFTHGLAVAGSFLVSFRHGVLATFAILLHEIPHEVGDFAILLKSGFSRWDAARAQLLTAGAGLLGALVAIGGSGVTSAMEARTSWIMPFTAGGFLHISLVTVLPDLLKEEERVESVKQLLALIFGIALMAVMTMLFEH
- the LOC133837272 gene encoding small ribosomal subunit protein eS8, translating into MGISRDSAHKRRATGGKRKSLRKKRKFELGRPAANTKLGSSRVHTVRTRGGNTKFRALRLENGNFAWASEGVARKTRIADVVYNASNNELVRTKTLVKNSIVVIDATPFRQWYESHYVLPLGRKRNPKHAQKEDENDVLTKKRSEKTMKKYLERQKYGKVEQALEDQFTSGRILACISSRPGQCGRSDGYILEGKELEFYLKKIKSKK
- the LOC133837844 gene encoding uncharacterized protein LOC133837844, with protein sequence MVGRNAKALSHFHRLTEYVVQCKHCDKTLSSKHTSSNLTRHLIRNHKLLARAIFAGDEGKMLAELREELNATDADPDLHLGADVNMGERETKTAVRTIIDNQQQQRHEQQHHHPEMRNKVIGKNNKLWAHFVRISEFMAKCKHCSKTLSSKHSSSNLMRHIIRRHHNFSKNLSYSQHSLISPKKELLKGEERRQVDPLEKVDFDDVDSIIEKVTDHMDDEEPFYEYVVDNTEMMVPRHCEEEPSNLTNSLEHPGDTNSLTEPTTQLDEKLKAETIYYNEMAELARAKRRLIDLQAKKLLLDMNVVDDN
- the LOC133837840 gene encoding uncharacterized protein LOC133837840 isoform X1, which produces MMNEGNMKLRYEMSEDSDAMVDMEADNEQLENTRSLSKSMKNKRRSYVWNYFNPVPDHSDVYRCQICNETFGNKTANLGRHLQTVHGVNDVQPDDAVKKGRPNRSIVWNFCTKLDHKRALCHLCKKVLYFGGGNTSNITKHLKRMHAEKIEEVTHHMPRSLQFGADPASAFRRERKGSSYVWNYCDKLSKNTVLCKLCNRRMRFHGTANVITHLQRRHDIMDETTVVKVESSDNVQDVATSSTSNEQGLPSTRRSIIGSVVWKYITRLSEDTVRCRVCLKNLSYQGTSNLQRHLHRMHNIIWHLQDVNQVGVKLESQDADMESSFFSFCEATSDNGVWKCQMCAEQFEDNGHMEDTISRHMIKIHGAAMRCEYDDDYPVVEQEGDELGTLYSTVISEDSNSGGDSGEPPEPIEISAPISDEALYNDIIEIEEDLNDVEEFGADLYESAAGEKSPSLQSGENAYSDLSNQSNDAQLVTTTIQSDDTPLMRELKEDVLRQQAMYFSEKAGFYRMQKFLVAQQVRKERLEFEKLKELVDTTTTN
- the LOC133837840 gene encoding uncharacterized protein LOC133837840 isoform X2, translated to MMNEGNMKLRYEMSEDSDAMVDMEADNEQLENTRSLSKSMKNKRRSYVWNYFNPVPDHSDVYRCQICNETFGNKTANLGRHLQTVHGVNDQPDDAVKKGRPNRSIVWNFCTKLDHKRALCHLCKKVLYFGGGNTSNITKHLKRMHAEKIEEVTHHMPRSLQFGADPASAFRRERKGSSYVWNYCDKLSKNTVLCKLCNRRMRFHGTANVITHLQRRHDIMDETTVVKVESSDNVQDVATSSTSNEQGLPSTRRSIIGSVVWKYITRLSEDTVRCRVCLKNLSYQGTSNLQRHLHRMHNIIWHLQDVNQVGVKLESQDADMESSFFSFCEATSDNGVWKCQMCAEQFEDNGHMEDTISRHMIKIHGAAMRCEYDDDYPVVEQEGDELGTLYSTVISEDSNSGGDSGEPPEPIEISAPISDEALYNDIIEIEEDLNDVEEFGADLYESAAGEKSPSLQSGENAYSDLSNQSNDAQLVTTTIQSDDTPLMRELKEDVLRQQAMYFSEKAGFYRMQKFLVAQQVRKERLEFEKLKELVDTTTTN